Part of the Nocardia farcinica genome, GCTACGTGCTCGTCGCGGGTGGGTTCGCGGTGCGGCCGTATCTGGGCAGCGCGGCCACGTTCACACTCGGCGGATTCGGGGGCGGCACCGGCGCGGCCGTGCGAGCCGGTGACCTGCTGGATCTGACTCCCGACCACGGCCGCCCTGGCACCGCCGTCCCGACCGAGGCACGGCCGGCGTTCACCCGCCGGTGGGAGCTGGCGGTCACCGAGGGGCCACACGGTGCGCCGGAGTTCTTCACCCGCGCCGACATCGACACGATCCTGAGCACCGACTACGAGGTGCACTTCAACTCCGACCGCACCGGCGTGCGGTTGATCGGACCCAGACCGCGCTGGGCCCGCGCCGACGGCGGCGAGGCGGGCCTGCACCCGTCGAACATCCACGACACCGCGTATTCGATCGGCGCGCTGGACTTCACCGGCGACACCCCGATCCTGCTCGGGCCGGACGGGCCGAGCCTGGGCGGCTTCGTCTGCCCGGTCACCGTGGTCGCCGCCGAGCGCTGGAAGCTCGGCCAGCTGTGCCCCGGCGACCTGGTCCGGTTCGTCCCGGTGCGGGCGGAGCGGGCCGCCGCCCTGCGCGAGCTGGGTCCGGCCCGGCGGGCGGCCTGGCCGGTGGTGCTCTCCGACGGCGGCGACGGCGACGACGGGGTGCTGGGCAGGGCCGACGGCGACGAGCACACCCGCGTCACCTACCGCCGCGCGGGCGACGACGGCGTGCTCGTCGAGTACGGCGAGATGACCCTCGATCTGGGCCTGCGGGCCCGCGTGCACGCCCTGCACCAGCATCTGCTCGCGCGCGCCGAACCCGGCATCACCGAACTCACCCCGGGGGTGCGGTCGCTGCAGGTGCGTACCGACCCGGACCGGCTGCCGACCCCGAAACTGCTGGACCTGCTGACCGAGGCGGAGGCCGCCCTGCCCGCCGCCGACGACCTGGTGGTGCCCAGCCGCACCGTGCACCTGCCGTTGTCCTGGGACGACCCGGCGACCCGTGAGGCCATCACCCGCTACATGCACGGCGTGCGCGCGGACGCGCCGTGGTGCCCGTGGAACATCGAGTTCATCCGCCGGATGAACGGTTTGTCCTCGGTGCGCGAGGTGTTCGACACCGTGTTCGCCGCCGAATATCTCGTGCTCGGGCTGGGCGATGTGTATCTGGGCGCGCCGGTGGCGACGCCGACCGATCCGCGGCACCGGCTGGTCACCACCAAATACAACCCGGCCCGCACCTGGACGCCGCAGAACGCGGTCGGTATCGGCGGCGCCTACCTGTGCATCTACGGCATGGAGGGGCCCGGTGGCTACCAGTTCGTCGGCCGCACCACCCAGGTCTGGAACCACCGCGGCACCGACGGGGCGGACCCGTGGCTGTTGCGCTGGTTCGACCGGATCCGCTGGTATCCGGTGTCGGCGGAGGAACTGCTCGACCTGCGCGCCGACGTCGCCGCCGGGCGCGGGCGGCTGCACGCCGAGGACGGCGAGTTCCGGCTGGCCGACTACCGGCGGTTCCTCGCCGAGAACGCCGAGTCCATCGCGGAGTTCCGTGCGAACCAAGCGAAAGCCTTTGCCGCCGAGCGCCGTTCGTGGCACTCGTCGGGTGAGTTGACGGGAGACCAGCAGTGACCGTGTGGATCCACCGCCGCGCCGACGCCGAGGTGGCGGCCGAGCGCGCCGCCGCGACCGGACCGCTGGCCGGGTTGCGGCTGGCGGTCAAGGACAATGTGGACGTGGCGGGGCTGCCGACCACCGCCGGGTGCCCGGCCTACGCCTACCTGCCCGACACCGACGCCCCCGCCGTCGCCGCTCTGCGCGCGGCGGGCGCCGTGGTGGTCGGCAAGACCAACCTGGACCAGTTCGCGACCGGGCTGGTCGGCACCCGGTCGCCCTACGGCGCGGTACCGGACGCGCGCCGTCCCGAATTCGTCTCCGGCGGTTCGAGTTCCGGCTCGGCGGTGGCCGTGGCGCGCGGGGAGGCCGATCTCGCGATCGGTACCGACACCGCCGGTTCGGGCCGGGTGCCCGCCGCGTTCCAAGGGCTGGTCGGCATCAAACCGACCGTCGGCGTGGTGCGCACCGACGGAGTGGTCCCGGCGTGCCGGTCCTACGACTGCGTCACGATCTTCGCCGCCGATCCGGCGACGGCCGACCGCGCGATGGGGGTACTGGCGGCC contains:
- a CDS encoding 5-oxoprolinase/urea amidolyase family protein, encoding MLTTVQDWPGRVGYWHVGVPPSGPMDDLSFRLGNRALGNAEGAAGLECTLAGPALRFPVATRVCVTGAPADVRVDGVPVPQWRPVVVPAGGVLDVGAVRGPGMRCYVLVAGGFAVRPYLGSAATFTLGGFGGGTGAAVRAGDLLDLTPDHGRPGTAVPTEARPAFTRRWELAVTEGPHGAPEFFTRADIDTILSTDYEVHFNSDRTGVRLIGPRPRWARADGGEAGLHPSNIHDTAYSIGALDFTGDTPILLGPDGPSLGGFVCPVTVVAAERWKLGQLCPGDLVRFVPVRAERAAALRELGPARRAAWPVVLSDGGDGDDGVLGRADGDEHTRVTYRRAGDDGVLVEYGEMTLDLGLRARVHALHQHLLARAEPGITELTPGVRSLQVRTDPDRLPTPKLLDLLTEAEAALPAADDLVVPSRTVHLPLSWDDPATREAITRYMHGVRADAPWCPWNIEFIRRMNGLSSVREVFDTVFAAEYLVLGLGDVYLGAPVATPTDPRHRLVTTKYNPARTWTPQNAVGIGGAYLCIYGMEGPGGYQFVGRTTQVWNHRGTDGADPWLLRWFDRIRWYPVSAEELLDLRADVAAGRGRLHAEDGEFRLADYRRFLAENAESIAEFRANQAKAFAAERRSWHSSGELTGDQQ